A genomic stretch from Bos javanicus breed banteng chromosome 29, ARS-OSU_banteng_1.0, whole genome shotgun sequence includes:
- the SSH3 gene encoding protein phosphatase Slingshot homolog 3 isoform X1, with amino-acid sequence MALVTVSRSPPASGHSTPVGPTQDPVSQRRSRLQRRQSFAVLRGAVLGLQDGGDDGDASRPSPEPAEEPPGEGQPHGDQTDNGHGPPSPGRQEQSQHLCLMVELLRPQDDIRLAAQLEAARAPRLRYLLVVSTREGLSRDETVLLGVDFPDSSSPSCTLGLVLPLWSDTQVYLDGDGGFSVTSGGQSRIFKPVSIQTMWATLQVLHQACEAALSSGLVPGGSALAWASHYQDRLSSDQSCLNEWMAMADLESLRPPCVESSRPSEQEQMEQAIRAELWEVLDTSDLDNVTSKEIRQALELRLGCPLQQYRDFIDNQMLLLMAQQDRASRIFPHLYLGSEWNAANLEELQRNRVSHILNMAREIDNFYPERFTYHNVRLWDEESAQLLPHWKETHRFVEAARAQGTRVLVHCKMGVSRSAATVIAYAMKQYGWSLEQALRHVQELRPIARPNPGFLRQLQTYQGILTASRQSHVWEQKAGGASPEEPLAPEVSTPFLPLQPEPGGSGELSVMGSEDSQAAPKEAPGSRPRINLRGVMRSISLLEPPSELDSPSGDADLPEVFSSKESSDEDPPQPFPQPSSAKGGRQVRRGPWPALKSRQSVAALNSAALVASRTRAFQEQGEAGCASTPRHQKIVRQASVDSSGEEGEV; translated from the exons ATGGCCCTGGTCACAGTAAGCCGCTCGCCCCCGGCCAGCGGCCACTCCACGCCTGTGGGGCCCACG CAGGACCCGGTGTCCCAGCGCAGAAGCCGGCTCCAGCGAAG GCAGAGCTTTGCAGTACTCCGAGGGGCTGTCCTGGGACTGCAGGATGGAGGGGATGATGGAGATGCTTCCAGGCCCAGCCCAGAGCCAGCGGAGGAGCCCCCCGGGGAAGGGCAGCCCCACGGGGACCAGACAGACAATGGGCACGGGCCCCCGAGTCCCGGTAGGCAGGAGCAGAGTCAGCACCTGTGCCTCATGGTGGAGCTGCTGAGGCCACAGGATGACATCCGCCTG GCAGCCCAGCTGGAGGCGGCTCGGGCCCCCCGGCTCCGCTACCTGCTGGTCGTTTCCACCAGAGAAGGCCTGAGCCGGGATGAGACGGTCCTTCTGGGCGTGGACTTCCCTGACAGCAG CTCCCCCAGCTGCACCCTCGGCCTGGTTCTGCCTCTCTGGAGTGACACCCAGGTGTACCTAGATGGAGACGG GGGCTTCAGCGTGACGTCCGGCGGGCAGAGTCGGATCTTCAAGCCTGTCTCCATTCAGACCATGTG GGCCACGCTCCAGGTGTTGCACCAGGCATGTGAGGCGGCTCTCAGCAGTGGTCTTGTGCCAGGGGGCAGTGCCCTCGCCTGGGCCAGCCACTACCAGGACAGACTGAGCTCTGACCAGAGCTGTCTTAACGAGTGGATGGCCATGGCCGACCTGGAGTCTCTGCGGCCTCCCTGCGTGGAGTCCAGCCG GCCCTCAGAGCAGGAGCAGATGGAGCAGGCGATCCGGGCCGAGCTGTGGGAGGTGCTGGACACCAGCGACCTGGACAACGTCACTTCCAAAGAG ATCCGCCAGGCCCTGGAGCTGCGTCTGGGATGCCCTCTCCAGCAGTACCGTGACTTCATCGACAACCAGATGCTGCTGCTCATGGCCCAGCAAGACCGGGCGTCCCGCATCTTCCCCCACCTCTACCTG GGCTCAGAGTGGAACGCAGCGAACCTGGAGGAGCTGCAGAGAAACAG GGTGAGCCACATCTTGAACATGGCCCGTGAGATCGACAACTTCTACCCCGAGCGCTTCACCTACCACAACGTGCGCCTCTGGGACGAGGAGTCGGCCCAGCTGCTGCCCCACTGGAAGGAGACCCACCGCTTCGTGGAGGCCGCCAG GGCGCAGGGCACCCGTGTGCTCGTCCACTGCAAGATGGGCGTCAGTCGCTCAGCTGCCACAGTGATCGCCTACGCCATGAAGCAGTACGGCTGGAGCCTGGAGCAGGCTCTGCGCCACGTGCAGGAGCTCCGGCCCATCGCCCGCCCCAACCCCGGCTTCCTGCGCCAGCTGCAGACCTACCAGGGCATCCTGACTGCTAG CCGGCAGAGCCACGTCTGGGAGCAGAAAGCGGGTGGGGCCTCCCCAGAGGAGCCCCTGGCCCCCGAGGTCTCTACACCGTTCCTACCTCTTCAGCCAGAACCGGGGGGCAGTGGGGAGCTGAGTGTCATGGGGTCAGAGGACAGCCAGGCAGCCCCAAAAGAAGCGCCTGGGTCACGGCCCCGTATCAACCTCCGTGGGGTCATGAGGTCCATCAGCCTCCTGGAGCCGCCCTCCGAGCTGGACAGCCCCTCCGGTGATGCTGACCTGCCAGAG GTTTTTTCTTCAAAAGAATCTTCAGATGAGGACCCTCCCCAGCCCTTCCCTCAGCCCTCAAGCGCCAAGGGAGGCCGGCAGGTCCGCAGGGGGCCTTGGCCTGCCCTGAAGTCCCGCCAGTCTGTGGCAGCCCTCAACAGCGCCGCCCTGGTGGCCAGCCGGACCCGGGCCTTCCAGGAGCAGGGGGAGGCCGGCTGTGCGTCCACACCCAGGCACCAGAAGATTGTGAGGCAGGCCAGCGTGGACAGCAGTGGGGAGGAGGGCGAGGTGTGA
- the SSH3 gene encoding protein phosphatase Slingshot homolog 3 isoform X2, translating to MALVTVSRSPPASGHSTPVGPTDPVSQRRSRLQRRQSFAVLRGAVLGLQDGGDDGDASRPSPEPAEEPPGEGQPHGDQTDNGHGPPSPGRQEQSQHLCLMVELLRPQDDIRLAAQLEAARAPRLRYLLVVSTREGLSRDETVLLGVDFPDSSSPSCTLGLVLPLWSDTQVYLDGDGGFSVTSGGQSRIFKPVSIQTMWATLQVLHQACEAALSSGLVPGGSALAWASHYQDRLSSDQSCLNEWMAMADLESLRPPCVESSRPSEQEQMEQAIRAELWEVLDTSDLDNVTSKEIRQALELRLGCPLQQYRDFIDNQMLLLMAQQDRASRIFPHLYLGSEWNAANLEELQRNRVSHILNMAREIDNFYPERFTYHNVRLWDEESAQLLPHWKETHRFVEAARAQGTRVLVHCKMGVSRSAATVIAYAMKQYGWSLEQALRHVQELRPIARPNPGFLRQLQTYQGILTASRQSHVWEQKAGGASPEEPLAPEVSTPFLPLQPEPGGSGELSVMGSEDSQAAPKEAPGSRPRINLRGVMRSISLLEPPSELDSPSGDADLPEVFSSKESSDEDPPQPFPQPSSAKGGRQVRRGPWPALKSRQSVAALNSAALVASRTRAFQEQGEAGCASTPRHQKIVRQASVDSSGEEGEV from the exons ATGGCCCTGGTCACAGTAAGCCGCTCGCCCCCGGCCAGCGGCCACTCCACGCCTGTGGGGCCCACG GACCCGGTGTCCCAGCGCAGAAGCCGGCTCCAGCGAAG GCAGAGCTTTGCAGTACTCCGAGGGGCTGTCCTGGGACTGCAGGATGGAGGGGATGATGGAGATGCTTCCAGGCCCAGCCCAGAGCCAGCGGAGGAGCCCCCCGGGGAAGGGCAGCCCCACGGGGACCAGACAGACAATGGGCACGGGCCCCCGAGTCCCGGTAGGCAGGAGCAGAGTCAGCACCTGTGCCTCATGGTGGAGCTGCTGAGGCCACAGGATGACATCCGCCTG GCAGCCCAGCTGGAGGCGGCTCGGGCCCCCCGGCTCCGCTACCTGCTGGTCGTTTCCACCAGAGAAGGCCTGAGCCGGGATGAGACGGTCCTTCTGGGCGTGGACTTCCCTGACAGCAG CTCCCCCAGCTGCACCCTCGGCCTGGTTCTGCCTCTCTGGAGTGACACCCAGGTGTACCTAGATGGAGACGG GGGCTTCAGCGTGACGTCCGGCGGGCAGAGTCGGATCTTCAAGCCTGTCTCCATTCAGACCATGTG GGCCACGCTCCAGGTGTTGCACCAGGCATGTGAGGCGGCTCTCAGCAGTGGTCTTGTGCCAGGGGGCAGTGCCCTCGCCTGGGCCAGCCACTACCAGGACAGACTGAGCTCTGACCAGAGCTGTCTTAACGAGTGGATGGCCATGGCCGACCTGGAGTCTCTGCGGCCTCCCTGCGTGGAGTCCAGCCG GCCCTCAGAGCAGGAGCAGATGGAGCAGGCGATCCGGGCCGAGCTGTGGGAGGTGCTGGACACCAGCGACCTGGACAACGTCACTTCCAAAGAG ATCCGCCAGGCCCTGGAGCTGCGTCTGGGATGCCCTCTCCAGCAGTACCGTGACTTCATCGACAACCAGATGCTGCTGCTCATGGCCCAGCAAGACCGGGCGTCCCGCATCTTCCCCCACCTCTACCTG GGCTCAGAGTGGAACGCAGCGAACCTGGAGGAGCTGCAGAGAAACAG GGTGAGCCACATCTTGAACATGGCCCGTGAGATCGACAACTTCTACCCCGAGCGCTTCACCTACCACAACGTGCGCCTCTGGGACGAGGAGTCGGCCCAGCTGCTGCCCCACTGGAAGGAGACCCACCGCTTCGTGGAGGCCGCCAG GGCGCAGGGCACCCGTGTGCTCGTCCACTGCAAGATGGGCGTCAGTCGCTCAGCTGCCACAGTGATCGCCTACGCCATGAAGCAGTACGGCTGGAGCCTGGAGCAGGCTCTGCGCCACGTGCAGGAGCTCCGGCCCATCGCCCGCCCCAACCCCGGCTTCCTGCGCCAGCTGCAGACCTACCAGGGCATCCTGACTGCTAG CCGGCAGAGCCACGTCTGGGAGCAGAAAGCGGGTGGGGCCTCCCCAGAGGAGCCCCTGGCCCCCGAGGTCTCTACACCGTTCCTACCTCTTCAGCCAGAACCGGGGGGCAGTGGGGAGCTGAGTGTCATGGGGTCAGAGGACAGCCAGGCAGCCCCAAAAGAAGCGCCTGGGTCACGGCCCCGTATCAACCTCCGTGGGGTCATGAGGTCCATCAGCCTCCTGGAGCCGCCCTCCGAGCTGGACAGCCCCTCCGGTGATGCTGACCTGCCAGAG GTTTTTTCTTCAAAAGAATCTTCAGATGAGGACCCTCCCCAGCCCTTCCCTCAGCCCTCAAGCGCCAAGGGAGGCCGGCAGGTCCGCAGGGGGCCTTGGCCTGCCCTGAAGTCCCGCCAGTCTGTGGCAGCCCTCAACAGCGCCGCCCTGGTGGCCAGCCGGACCCGGGCCTTCCAGGAGCAGGGGGAGGCCGGCTGTGCGTCCACACCCAGGCACCAGAAGATTGTGAGGCAGGCCAGCGTGGACAGCAGTGGGGAGGAGGGCGAGGTGTGA